In [Mycobacterium] stephanolepidis, the genomic window CGAACACCTCGTTGATGGCCTTCTGGATCTTGGCCTGGTCGACCTTGTTGGTGCCAAAGGTGTCGACGAACAGGCCTACCGGGGCGGCCTTGCCGATGGCGTAGGCAACCTGCACCTCGACGCGATCCGCCAGCCCGGCAGCCACCACGTTCTTGGCGACCCAGCGCATGGCGTATGCCGCCGAACGGTCCACCTTTGACGGGTCCTTACCGGAGAACGCACCGCCGCCGTGGCGAGCCCAGCCGCCGTAGGTGTCGACGATGATCTTGCGGCCGGTCAGGCCGGCGTCACCCATCGGACCACCCAGCACGAACTTTCCGGTCGGGTTCACCAGCAGCCGGTAGTCGGAGATATCCAGCGATTCCTGCTCAAGCTCGTCCAGGACGGTATTGACGACCTTCTCGCGGATATCCGGGGTCAGCAGGTTTTCCAGGTCGATATCGGCAGCATGCTGCGTGGAGAGCACGACGGTGTCCAGGCGGACGGCCTTGTCGCCGTCGTACTCGATGGTGACCTGGGTCTTGCCGTCGGGACGCAGGTACGGCAGCAGGCCGTCCTTGCGAACCTCGGTCAGACGCCGCGCGAGGCGGTGCGCCAGTGCGATGGGCAGCGGCATGAGCTCGGGAGTGTCGTTGATGGCGTACCCGAACATCAGCCCCTGGTCTCCGGCGCCCTGGGCGTCCAGTGGATCCGCGGCACCCTCCACACGGGCCTCGTGAGCGGTGTCGACGCCCTGAGCGATATCGGGCGACTGAGCACCGATGGCGATGTTCACACCGCAGGAGTGCCCGTCGAAGCCCTTGGACGACGAGTCGTAGCCGATCTCCAGCACGCGATCGCGCACGATCTTGGGGATATCGGCGTATGCGGAGGTGGTCACCTCACCGGCGACGTGGACCTGACCGGTGGTCACCAGCGTCTCCACCGCGACCCGGGACTTGGGGTCCTGGGCGAGCAGCGCGTCGAGAATCGAGTCGCTGATGGCATCACAGATCTTGTCCGGGTGCCCTTCGGTCACCGATTCACTGGTGAAAAGCCGTCCCGCTGAGCTCACCGCGCAGCCCCTTTCAGATCGTTACGTGTCCTAATCATTATGGCCGACGATTCGATATCGGGGCCATGCCGGGTTGTCAGGTTCACTGACAAAGTCCGGCGACGGCATCCACAATACGGCTTGCCATCAGAACTTTGGTGCCGTGCTCCAACACGACTTCGGCGATCTCACCATCAGATTGAGCGGACAGCAGCCATCCATCGTTGCTATCCACCTCAAAGGCTCGCCCCTCGCCAACGGCGTTGACTACCAACAGATCACAGCCCTTGCGCTTCAACTTGGCGCGGGCGTGGAACAGTACGTCCCCATTGGCGTCACCGGTTTCGGCCGCAAACCCGACGATGGCCCGCATCCTGGGCAGCTGCCCGTCCGAGCGCGCACGGACCACCCCCGCCAACACGTCAGCATTACGCAGTAACTCGATGGGCGCATCGACGGGATTCTCACCGTCGGCGCCGTGGCTCTTTTTGATCTTGCTGGTCGCAACGTGCGCGGGCCGGAAATCGGCGACAGCGGCCGCCATGATCAACACCTCCGCCGCGGGCGCGTGTTTGGTCACCGCATCCTGTAATTGGGCGGCGGAGCTGATGTGCACCACGTCGACTCCGGCCGGGTCGGGCAACCCGACGGTATGACCCGCGATGAGCGTGACCTCGGCGCCGCGTTGTGCGGCCACCCGGGCGATCGCGTATCCCTGCTTACCGGAACTGCGGTTTCCGATGAACCGCACGGGATCCAGGGGCTCGCGGGTGCCGCCTGCGGTGACCAGGACGCGCACTCCCGCCAGATCGTGCGGGAGAGCATCGGCCCG contains:
- the metK gene encoding methionine adenosyltransferase codes for the protein MSSAGRLFTSESVTEGHPDKICDAISDSILDALLAQDPKSRVAVETLVTTGQVHVAGEVTTSAYADIPKIVRDRVLEIGYDSSSKGFDGHSCGVNIAIGAQSPDIAQGVDTAHEARVEGAADPLDAQGAGDQGLMFGYAINDTPELMPLPIALAHRLARRLTEVRKDGLLPYLRPDGKTQVTIEYDGDKAVRLDTVVLSTQHAADIDLENLLTPDIREKVVNTVLDELEQESLDISDYRLLVNPTGKFVLGGPMGDAGLTGRKIIVDTYGGWARHGGGAFSGKDPSKVDRSAAYAMRWVAKNVVAAGLADRVEVQVAYAIGKAAPVGLFVDTFGTNKVDQAKIQKAINEVFDLRPGAIIRDLDLLRPIYAQTAAYGHFGRTDIDLPWERTDRVDALKAAI
- the coaBC gene encoding bifunctional phosphopantothenoylcysteine decarboxylase/phosphopantothenate--cysteine ligase CoaBC; translated protein: MSRIIVGVGGGIAAYKACTVVRQLAEAGHSVRVIPTESALQFVGAATFEALSGEPARTGVFDDVPQVPHVRLGQDADLVVVAPATADLLARAATGRADDLLTATLLTARCPVLFAPAMHTEMWLHPATQQNVATLRSHGAVVVEPASGRLTGADTGPGRLPEAEEITTLAQLLLARADALPHDLAGVRVLVTAGGTREPLDPVRFIGNRSSGKQGYAIARVAAQRGAEVTLIAGHTVGLPDPAGVDVVHISSAAQLQDAVTKHAPAAEVLIMAAAVADFRPAHVATSKIKKSHGADGENPVDAPIELLRNADVLAGVVRARSDGQLPRMRAIVGFAAETGDANGDVLFHARAKLKRKGCDLLVVNAVGEGRAFEVDSNDGWLLSAQSDGEIAEVVLEHGTKVLMASRIVDAVAGLCQ